In Engraulis encrasicolus isolate BLACKSEA-1 chromosome 15, IST_EnEncr_1.0, whole genome shotgun sequence, the following proteins share a genomic window:
- the wnt7ba gene encoding protein Wnt-7b yields MLIISSRNALLSVYYPQIFLILTSGSYLALSSVVALGANIICNKIPGLAPRQRVICQSRPDAIIVIGEGAQLGINECQYQFRYGRWNCSALGERTVFGQELRVGSKEAAFTYAITAAGVAHAVTAACSQGNLTHCGCDREKQGYHDQEEGWKWGGCSADVKYGVEFSRRFVDAREIKKNARRLMNLHNNEAGRKVVEECMKLECKCHGVSGSCTTKTCWTTLPKFREIGYVLKERYSSAVQVEAVRATRLRQPSFLRLKQGRGYQKPPASELVYLERSPNYCEEDAATGSAGTQGRLCNHTSPHTDGCNLMCCGRGHDTHQYTRVWQCNCKFQWCCFVKCNTCSERTEVFTCK; encoded by the exons ATGCTCATCATCTCTTCACGCAATGCTCTGCTGTCAGTCTACTACCCACagatcttcctcatcctcaccaGCGGTAGCTACCT GGCCCTTTCCTCGGTGGTGGCGCTGGGCGCCAACATCATCTGCAACAAGATTCCCGGCCTAGCCCCCCGCCAGAGAGTGATCTGCCAGAGCCGGCCCGATGCCATCATCGTCATCGGCGAGGGCGCCCAGCTGGGAATCAACGAGTGCCAATACCAATTCCGCTACGGCCGCTGGAACTGCTCTGCCCTGGGAGAGAGGACCGTGTTTGGCCAAGAGCTGAGAGTAG GCAGTAAGGAGGCCGCATTCACCTACGCCATCACGGCTGCGGGGGTAGCCCACGCGGTGACTGCGGCCTGCAGCCAGGGCAACCTGACGCACTGCGGCTGCGACCGTGAGAAGCAGGGCTACCATGACCAGGAGGAGGGCTGGAAGTGGGGCGGCTGTTCGGCTGACGTCAAGTATGGAGTGGAGTTTTCCAGGAGATTCGTGGACGCCCGAGAGATCAAGAAGAACGCGCGGCGGCTGATGAACCTCCACAACAATGAGGCCGGGCGCAAG GTCGTGGAGGAGTGCATGAAGCTGGAGTGCAAGTGCCACGGCGTCTCGGGCTCCTGTACCACCAAGACGTGCTGGACCACGCTGCCCAAGTTCCGGGAGATCGGCTACGTGCTGAAGGAGCGCTACAGCTCGGCCGTGCAGGTGGAGGCGGTGAGGGCCACGCGCCTGCGCCAGCCCTCCTTCCTGCGCCTCAAACAGGGCCGCGGCTACCAGAAGCCCCCCGCCTCCGAACTGGTCTACCTGGAGCGCTCACCCAACTACTGCGAAGAGGACGCGGCCACGGGCAGTGCGGGCACCCAGGGGCGCCTCTGCAACCACACCTCGCCGCACACGGACGGCTGCAACCTAATGTGCTGCGGACGCGGACACGACACCCACCAGTACACGCGAGTCTGGCAGTGCAACTGCAAGTTCCAGTGGTGCTGCTTCGTCAAGTGCAACACCTGCAGCGAGAGAACTGAGGTGTTCACCTgcaaatga